The Herminiimonas arsenitoxidans genome window below encodes:
- a CDS encoding S49 family peptidase, which yields MSNDNDELNQPQSWQASAAPAPKKDGWEREVLEKLAFATLKEQRARRRWGIFFKFVTVALVGFALWMSFGPAVGDMENVGPHTALIKIDGTIEAKGAGDADTVISALTKAYADPGSVGLILQINSPGGSPVQAGMINDEITRLRKKYPQKPLYVVVTEICASGGYYIAAAADRIYVNKASIVGSIGVLMDGFGFTGTMEKLGVERRLLTAGVNKGFMDPFSPQTETQKHYAQDMLNEIHQQFIDVVRKGRGKRLKETPDTFSGLVWTGEKSVELGLADGIGTVESVAREEFKSTNIVDYTQREGLSDRVLRKFGAAAGASAIKSMTEQLAPSLK from the coding sequence ATGAGCAACGACAACGACGAATTGAATCAGCCTCAATCATGGCAAGCATCGGCAGCACCTGCGCCTAAAAAAGATGGCTGGGAGCGCGAAGTTCTGGAAAAACTCGCATTCGCAACGCTCAAGGAACAGCGCGCGCGTCGACGTTGGGGTATTTTCTTCAAATTCGTCACAGTGGCCTTGGTTGGATTTGCCTTGTGGATGAGTTTTGGTCCTGCCGTTGGCGACATGGAAAATGTCGGGCCACATACCGCCTTGATCAAGATAGACGGCACGATAGAGGCAAAAGGTGCCGGCGATGCCGACACGGTTATTTCTGCGCTGACTAAAGCGTATGCAGATCCTGGTTCTGTCGGCCTGATTTTGCAAATCAATAGTCCGGGTGGTAGTCCAGTGCAAGCTGGCATGATCAACGATGAGATCACGCGCCTGCGCAAGAAGTATCCGCAAAAACCTTTGTACGTCGTGGTGACTGAAATTTGCGCATCCGGTGGTTATTACATCGCCGCTGCTGCTGATCGTATTTACGTGAACAAGGCGAGTATCGTTGGTTCGATCGGCGTGTTGATGGATGGCTTTGGTTTCACTGGCACGATGGAAAAATTGGGCGTTGAGCGACGCTTGTTGACTGCCGGTGTGAACAAAGGATTCATGGATCCATTCAGCCCACAAACCGAAACGCAAAAGCACTACGCGCAAGACATGCTCAATGAAATCCATCAGCAATTCATCGACGTTGTGCGTAAAGGCCGCGGCAAGCGCTTGAAAGAAACACCGGACACCTTTTCTGGTCTGGTTTGGACTGGTGAAAAATCGGTGGAGCTCGGCTTGGCAGATGGTATCGGTACTGTCGAGAGTGTGGCGCGTGAAGAATTCAAGTCCACCAACATCGTTGATTACACGCAACGCGAAGGTTTATCCGATCGTGTACTGCGGAAGTTTGGCGCAGCAGCAGGTGCTTCTGCAATCAAATCAATGACGGAACAGCTTGCTCCAAGTTTGAAATAA
- a CDS encoding Rieske (2Fe-2S) protein, whose translation MTDAILIPVCDSAALEESGKGIRFPLTAGGEDANGFVIRYNGVAYGYLNRCAHIPMELDWNEGEFFESDGRYLICATHGAIYAPETGRCEGGPCRGRRLRTIVIIEKDNQVFWQADEYVRPARA comes from the coding sequence TTGACTGATGCCATTCTGATTCCTGTCTGTGATTCTGCCGCTCTTGAAGAAAGCGGCAAGGGGATACGTTTTCCTCTGACGGCAGGCGGTGAGGATGCAAACGGTTTTGTGATTCGCTACAACGGTGTTGCTTACGGTTACCTGAATCGTTGCGCGCATATTCCGATGGAACTGGATTGGAATGAAGGCGAGTTTTTCGAGTCTGATGGGCGGTATTTGATCTGCGCCACACATGGTGCGATTTATGCGCCGGAAACAGGTCGTTGCGAGGGCGGCCCATGCCGTGGCCGCCGCTTGCGTACAATTGTCATCATCGAAAAAGATAATCAGGTATTCTGGCAGGCAGATGAATACGTAAGACCCGCGCGCGCATAA
- a CDS encoding HAD-IIIA family hydrolase, with product MARKQFDLIVFDWDGTLMDSTAVIVNCIQAAAKDLGLPIPDEKAASYVIGLSLQKAMEAALPGVDPKYYPRMVERYRYHYLNQDGGLTLFKGVREMLEDLSQQGYFLAVATGKSRVGLNRALDVSKLLSLFDATRCADETFSKPHPAMLQELTRELGQDMKRTVMVGDTTHDLLLAQNAGAAGVAVHYGAHTPAELQALNPLYAATSVAELHTWLNENG from the coding sequence ATGGCAAGAAAGCAATTTGATCTCATCGTTTTCGATTGGGATGGCACCTTGATGGATAGCACTGCAGTTATCGTCAACTGTATACAAGCAGCAGCCAAAGACCTCGGCTTACCGATACCGGATGAAAAAGCCGCTTCGTATGTCATTGGCCTGAGTCTACAAAAGGCAATGGAAGCTGCGTTGCCCGGTGTTGATCCTAAATACTATCCACGCATGGTGGAACGTTACCGCTACCATTATTTGAATCAGGATGGCGGCTTGACGCTGTTCAAGGGTGTGCGCGAGATGCTGGAAGACTTGTCGCAGCAAGGCTATTTCCTCGCGGTTGCAACTGGTAAAAGCCGTGTCGGCCTGAACCGTGCGCTGGATGTGTCCAAGTTGTTGTCATTATTTGATGCAACGCGTTGCGCCGATGAAACCTTCTCCAAGCCGCATCCGGCGATGTTGCAGGAACTGACGCGTGAATTGGGGCAGGACATGAAACGTACCGTGATGGTGGGTGATACCACGCACGATTTGTTGCTGGCGCAGAACGCAGGTGCGGCTGGCGTCGCCGTACACTATGGCGCGCATACACCTGCTGAATTGCAGGCGCTCAATCCCCTGTACGCAGCAACGTCTGTAGCTGAGCTGCATACCTGGCTGAACGAAAACGGATAA
- a CDS encoding RluA family pseudouridine synthase produces MKDLAIFSGKEAQTLSPSRSSQVSSQVPAQVQLVTITDEEAGQRIDNFLIRICKGVPKSHIYRVLRSGEVRVNKGRIDQTYRLVEGDIVRIPPIRIAEKAPSTAPGAEFKILLEDNHLLVIDKPAGVAVHGGSGVSYGVIEQLRAARPDAKFLELVHRLDRDTSGVLVLAKKRSALTNLHEQIRGGEPDKRYLVLVHGDWKNARQHIRLPLHKYSTPEGERRVRVQADGMESHTIFNLIQRYGPFALLEAELKTGRTHQIRVHLASSGFAIAGDDKYGDFALNRDLQKADGERVALKRMFLHAHQITFIHPETGKPVTLNAPLPPECERFLKSLKKTPN; encoded by the coding sequence ATGAAGGACTTAGCGATATTTTCTGGGAAAGAGGCTCAAACCCTATCACCCTCCCGATCGTCACAGGTCTCTTCTCAAGTTCCGGCACAAGTGCAGCTTGTCACGATTACTGATGAGGAAGCCGGGCAGCGGATTGATAATTTTTTGATACGTATTTGTAAAGGCGTACCGAAAAGCCATATCTACCGTGTGCTGCGCTCCGGAGAGGTGCGCGTTAATAAAGGGCGGATTGATCAAACCTATCGTTTAGTCGAAGGTGATATCGTCCGTATTCCACCCATACGCATTGCGGAAAAAGCGCCATCGACGGCACCTGGTGCAGAATTCAAAATATTGCTTGAAGATAATCACTTGCTTGTCATCGACAAGCCGGCCGGCGTTGCAGTGCATGGTGGTTCCGGCGTCAGTTATGGCGTGATCGAACAATTGCGTGCGGCCAGACCGGATGCAAAGTTCCTTGAGTTAGTGCACAGGCTTGATCGTGACACCTCTGGCGTTCTGGTTTTGGCCAAGAAACGTTCGGCATTGACAAATTTGCATGAACAAATTCGTGGCGGCGAGCCGGATAAGCGTTATCTAGTATTAGTGCATGGCGATTGGAAGAATGCGCGCCAACATATTAGATTGCCATTACATAAGTATTCCACGCCGGAAGGTGAGCGACGTGTACGCGTGCAGGCGGATGGGATGGAGTCACATACGATTTTCAACCTGATCCAGCGTTACGGCCCGTTCGCCTTATTGGAAGCGGAACTAAAAACCGGGCGTACCCATCAGATACGCGTGCATCTGGCATCTAGCGGTTTTGCGATTGCGGGCGATGACAAGTATGGCGATTTCGCATTGAATCGTGATTTGCAGAAAGCAGATGGTGAGCGTGTCGCATTGAAACGCATGTTCCTGCATGCGCATCAAATTACATTTATCCATCCTGAGACTGGCAAGCCAGTGACATTGAATGCGCCGCTTCCGCCGGAATGCGAGCGCTTCCTCAAGAGTTTGAAAAAGACCCCTAATTGA
- a CDS encoding Rne/Rng family ribonuclease, protein MKRMLFNATQQEELRVAIVNGQKLIDIDIETTGREQRKSNIYKGVITRIEPSLEACFVSYGEDRHGFLPFKEVARTYFKEGVDVRSASIKDALREGQEIMVQVEKEERGNKGAALTSFISLAGRYLVLMPNNPRGGGVSRRVEGEDRQELRETMDKLDLPQGMSVIARTAGIGRNVDELQWDLNYLMQLWRAIEGAGQSGGGAFLIYQESSLVIRAIRDYFQPDIGEILIDTDDIYEQAQQFMSHVMPDMVHRVKRYNDDVPLFSRFQIEHQIETAYSRTVPLPSGGAIVIDHTEALVSVDVNSARATRGSDIETTAFHTNCEAAEEVARQLRLRDLGGLIVIDFIDMENAKNQREVETRLKDALHFDRARVQMGKISRFGLMELSRQRLRPSLSEGSHVTCPRCNGTGHIRDTESSALQVLRIIQEEAMKENSASIHVQAPVDVAAFLLNEKRGEILKIETRHRVSVILIPNKHLETPHYKLERIKHDDPRLEETQASYAMTEEADTDISYGKRQKEESKPRQEAMVKGITPDQPAPIVERKPVEAAKVAPAEAKGFFQKLFAFLSGTPEQPKVAAQPTAEEKQQRNRERGERNSGGRNQRNRSRGGRGRDREERDETAKPAQAPAAEAQQTARPPRPPREPREPREGNEARRERQPRAPREERKEVVAEDPVLLQGAAIAASVAPTRNAAPASEAGEAVVVLDANGIPVPAVEGEEQPRRRRRRGGRNRNRRDRDNTEAGTENEGNEDGVDASQEQSLQDEADQTSHTPHVSATEMASSVVHAPAPVVAQVIETPTAFEASVSALTAAIAAPSVPQEVSRQPEPVVAAPAPIAVAVPEPVAAPVEAAPAAVIEAAPSIQETAPVVVATPEPVAQQAPVVVVPVVVAPVVAPAAAPVASKDLNEVLQAAGLVLASTNPEKLRAAQEEAAKFVAPARVPRERKPLPPQSTEPLVQMETKR, encoded by the coding sequence ATGAAACGCATGTTATTTAACGCAACGCAGCAAGAAGAATTGCGTGTTGCCATTGTCAATGGGCAAAAACTCATAGACATCGATATCGAAACAACCGGACGCGAACAACGCAAGTCCAACATATATAAAGGCGTCATCACCCGTATCGAGCCTTCGCTCGAAGCTTGCTTTGTCAGCTACGGTGAAGATCGTCACGGTTTCCTGCCATTCAAGGAAGTCGCCCGCACCTACTTCAAGGAAGGCGTCGATGTCCGTAGCGCCTCCATTAAAGATGCGTTGCGCGAAGGCCAGGAAATCATGGTCCAGGTCGAAAAGGAAGAGCGCGGCAATAAAGGCGCTGCGCTGACATCCTTCATTTCGCTGGCTGGCCGCTATCTGGTCTTGATGCCTAACAACCCACGCGGTGGCGGTGTATCGCGTCGTGTCGAAGGTGAAGATCGCCAAGAACTGCGCGAAACGATGGACAAACTGGACTTGCCGCAAGGCATGTCGGTGATCGCTCGTACCGCTGGTATCGGCCGTAACGTTGACGAACTGCAATGGGATTTGAACTACCTGATGCAATTGTGGCGTGCGATCGAAGGCGCAGGCCAATCCGGCGGCGGCGCATTCCTGATTTATCAAGAATCCTCACTCGTCATCCGTGCCATCCGTGATTACTTCCAACCGGATATCGGCGAGATCCTGATCGACACCGACGACATCTACGAACAAGCTCAGCAATTCATGAGCCACGTGATGCCGGACATGGTCCATCGCGTCAAACGTTATAACGACGACGTACCGCTGTTTTCGCGCTTCCAGATCGAACATCAGATCGAAACCGCGTACTCACGTACCGTACCGTTGCCATCCGGCGGCGCGATCGTTATCGATCACACCGAAGCCTTGGTTTCCGTCGACGTCAACTCGGCACGCGCTACCCGCGGCAGCGATATCGAAACAACCGCATTCCATACCAACTGTGAAGCTGCTGAAGAAGTCGCTCGCCAATTGCGCTTGCGCGATTTGGGCGGCCTGATCGTCATCGATTTCATCGATATGGAAAACGCGAAGAACCAGCGCGAAGTCGAAACCCGTCTGAAAGACGCGTTGCACTTTGACCGCGCTCGCGTACAAATGGGCAAGATTTCACGCTTCGGCCTGATGGAATTGTCGCGTCAACGCCTGCGTCCATCCTTGTCCGAAGGCAGCCATGTAACCTGCCCACGTTGTAACGGCACCGGCCACATCCGCGATACAGAATCGTCCGCATTGCAAGTCCTGCGCATCATCCAGGAAGAAGCAATGAAGGAAAATTCAGCTTCTATCCACGTTCAAGCACCAGTCGACGTCGCAGCCTTCCTGCTGAACGAAAAACGCGGCGAAATCCTGAAGATCGAAACGCGTCATCGCGTCTCTGTCATCCTGATCCCAAACAAGCATCTGGAAACACCTCATTACAAACTGGAACGTATCAAACACGACGATCCACGTTTGGAAGAAACACAAGCCAGCTATGCAATGACTGAAGAAGCAGATACCGACATCAGCTACGGCAAGCGTCAGAAAGAAGAAAGCAAGCCACGTCAGGAAGCCATGGTCAAAGGCATTACGCCAGATCAACCTGCTCCTATCGTGGAACGCAAACCAGTTGAAGCAGCAAAAGTAGCGCCAGCTGAAGCAAAAGGTTTCTTCCAGAAACTCTTCGCCTTCCTGAGCGGTACGCCTGAACAGCCAAAAGTTGCTGCTCAACCTACAGCAGAAGAGAAACAGCAACGTAACCGCGAACGCGGCGAGCGCAATTCTGGTGGTCGTAACCAACGCAACCGCAGCCGCGGTGGTCGTGGTCGTGATCGTGAAGAACGCGACGAAACAGCCAAGCCAGCGCAAGCACCAGCAGCCGAAGCACAACAAACAGCGCGCCCTCCTCGCCCACCTCGTGAGCCGCGTGAACCACGTGAAGGCAATGAAGCTCGCCGTGAACGTCAGCCACGTGCTCCACGCGAAGAACGCAAGGAAGTCGTTGCAGAAGATCCTGTCTTGTTGCAAGGCGCAGCAATCGCTGCCAGCGTCGCTCCAACCCGTAATGCGGCTCCGGCCAGCGAAGCAGGCGAAGCGGTTGTGGTATTGGATGCAAACGGTATTCCAGTTCCAGCTGTAGAAGGCGAAGAACAACCGCGTCGTCGTCGTCGTCGTGGTGGTCGCAACCGTAATCGTCGTGATCGTGACAATACCGAAGCCGGTACTGAAAACGAAGGCAATGAAGATGGTGTAGACGCTTCGCAGGAACAATCCCTGCAAGATGAAGCGGATCAAACTTCACATACTCCGCATGTCAGCGCAACTGAAATGGCATCAAGCGTTGTTCACGCACCAGCACCAGTTGTTGCACAAGTGATCGAAACGCCAACTGCATTTGAAGCATCTGTGAGCGCATTGACTGCAGCCATTGCTGCACCATCCGTGCCGCAAGAAGTTAGCCGCCAACCTGAGCCTGTCGTTGCAGCTCCTGCACCGATTGCTGTTGCTGTACCGGAACCTGTTGCAGCACCTGTGGAAGCTGCACCAGCAGCAGTCATTGAAGCGGCACCGTCGATTCAAGAAACTGCTCCAGTGGTAGTAGCGACGCCGGAACCTGTTGCACAGCAAGCTCCTGTCGTCGTCGTTCCTGTCGTTGTAGCACCAGTCGTTGCTCCTGCAGCAGCGCCAGTTGCAAGCAAAGACTTGAACGAAGTTCTGCAAGCTGCCGGTTTGGTATTGGCTTCCACCAATCCAGAAAAACTGCGCGCAGCACAGGAAGAAGCTGCCAAGTTTGTAGCGCCAGCGCGTGTACCGCGTGAACGCAAACCACTGCCACCGCAATCGACGGAGCCATTGGTACAAATGGAAACAAAACGCTAA
- a CDS encoding 6,7-dimethyl-8-ribityllumazine synthase: MQHPIDIKTKSAVRRIAFIQASWHKEIVDQCRIAFIAEMAERGYSEDVIDFFEVAGAFEIPLHAKLLAKSGRYAAVVGTGLVVDGGVYRHEFVSQAVISGLMQVQLETEVPVISAVLTPHHFHSHDEHQNFFYQHFLVKGKEAAHACADTIARLQKIEALTQERIAA; encoded by the coding sequence ATGCAACACCCAATAGATATCAAAACAAAATCAGCAGTACGTCGTATCGCCTTTATCCAAGCTAGCTGGCATAAAGAAATCGTTGATCAATGCCGCATTGCATTCATCGCGGAAATGGCCGAGCGTGGCTATTCCGAAGATGTGATCGATTTCTTCGAAGTTGCTGGTGCATTCGAAATTCCACTGCATGCCAAATTACTGGCCAAGAGTGGTCGTTATGCAGCCGTAGTTGGCACCGGCTTGGTAGTTGATGGTGGTGTCTACCGTCATGAGTTCGTGTCGCAGGCAGTCATCAGCGGCTTGATGCAAGTACAACTGGAAACAGAAGTGCCTGTGATTTCTGCCGTGCTGACGCCGCATCATTTCCATTCGCATGATGAGCATCAAAACTTCTTTTATCAGCACTTTCTGGTCAAGGGCAAGGAAGCAGCACATGCTTGCGCCGACACGATCGCTCGCTTGCAGAAAATTGAAGCACTGACGCAGGAACGTATTGCTGCATAA
- the rmuC gene encoding DNA recombination protein RmuC, with protein sequence MTQLHFIILLLVAAVIIILQVVALLRARGTDIAPQLMQLQNDLQRHQQQGSERIERELREQVQSTAQATRQELGSNFTQFQQALATQLTSVATMQNNQIDSFAQQLAKLNEANAQQLEAMRQAITLQAQTGREEQATALKHFGDTLNQTLTALTESNAQRMAEVRATLEAKIKDLQTDNGARLEEMRKTVDEKLHATLEQRLGESFKLVSDRLEKVHQGLGEMQQLAIGVGDLKRVLTNVKTRGTWGEVQLEMLLEQVLTPDQYAKNVETVPGTGERVEFAIKLPGTDDGQTPIWMPIDAKFPKEQYERLAEAADKADADGVALAGRELERVVRFEAKKIAEKYLSPPLTTDFAILFLPTEGLYAEVMRRPGLADDLQRTHRVSIAGPSTLSALLNSLQMGFRTLALEKRSSEVWQVLGAVKTEFGKFGDVLAATKATLERAAKNIEQAETRSRQMTRKLKSVEALPSEAAQQLLGVDLPLGDLLDDKE encoded by the coding sequence ATGACACAACTGCATTTCATTATTCTGCTGCTGGTTGCCGCAGTCATCATCATTTTGCAGGTGGTGGCCTTGTTGCGCGCACGCGGTACGGATATCGCGCCGCAATTGATGCAGCTGCAGAATGACTTGCAACGTCATCAGCAGCAAGGTAGTGAACGTATTGAGCGCGAATTGCGCGAGCAGGTGCAATCGACTGCGCAAGCAACACGACAGGAATTAGGTAGCAACTTTACGCAGTTTCAGCAGGCCTTGGCAACGCAATTGACCAGCGTTGCAACGATGCAGAATAATCAAATTGATTCGTTTGCGCAGCAGCTGGCAAAGTTGAATGAAGCGAATGCACAGCAGTTGGAGGCCATGCGTCAGGCGATCACTTTGCAAGCGCAAACCGGACGTGAAGAGCAGGCGACTGCGCTCAAGCATTTTGGCGATACATTGAATCAGACGTTGACTGCGCTGACGGAATCCAATGCGCAGCGCATGGCTGAAGTGCGCGCGACGCTGGAAGCCAAGATCAAGGATCTGCAAACCGATAATGGCGCGCGTCTGGAAGAGATGCGCAAGACCGTCGATGAGAAATTGCATGCGACGCTGGAACAAAGACTGGGTGAATCGTTCAAGTTGGTTTCTGACCGCTTGGAGAAAGTGCACCAAGGTCTGGGTGAGATGCAGCAGTTGGCCATCGGTGTCGGCGACCTCAAACGCGTGCTGACCAACGTCAAGACACGCGGCACATGGGGCGAAGTACAGCTTGAGATGCTGCTGGAACAAGTGTTAACGCCAGATCAATATGCGAAGAATGTCGAGACAGTTCCGGGTACTGGCGAGCGAGTTGAATTTGCGATCAAGCTGCCGGGCACCGACGATGGTCAGACGCCGATCTGGATGCCTATCGATGCCAAATTTCCGAAAGAACAATACGAGCGTCTGGCGGAAGCAGCCGATAAGGCCGATGCGGATGGCGTGGCCTTGGCTGGTCGTGAATTGGAACGGGTAGTACGTTTCGAAGCGAAAAAAATCGCAGAGAAATATTTGTCGCCACCACTGACAACAGATTTTGCGATCCTGTTCTTGCCGACTGAAGGCTTGTATGCGGAAGTCATGCGTCGTCCTGGTTTGGCGGACGATCTGCAGCGTACACATCGCGTCAGCATTGCCGGACCATCGACTTTGTCGGCATTGTTGAACAGCTTGCAAATGGGCTTCCGTACATTGGCACTGGAAAAACGCTCATCGGAAGTCTGGCAAGTGCTGGGCGCAGTGAAAACCGAATTCGGCAAATTCGGTGATGTACTTGCTGCAACCAAAGCGACACTGGAGCGTGCAGCCAAGAATATCGAACAGGCAGAGACCAGAAGCCGCCAGATGACGCGCAAATTGAAATCTGTAGAGGCACTGCCTAGCGAAGCCGCGCAGCAGCTCCTGGGCGTTGATTTGCCTTTGGGTGATCTGTTGGACGATAAAGAATAA
- a CDS encoding group II truncated hemoglobin — translation MQAMTTEQETQQASIYELIGGDAKVRELVDRFYDLMDLEPDFAGIRAMHPTTLDGSRDKLYWFLSGWTGGPDMFVERFGHPRLRARHLPYAIATSERDQWLRCMQAAMEDVGIDASLQTRLQQAFYDTADWMRNTRD, via the coding sequence ATGCAGGCTATGACTACTGAACAAGAAACTCAACAAGCAAGCATTTATGAATTGATCGGCGGCGATGCCAAAGTGCGTGAGCTGGTCGATCGATTTTATGACTTGATGGATCTGGAACCAGACTTTGCCGGCATACGCGCGATGCATCCGACTACGCTGGATGGCTCACGCGACAAGCTGTACTGGTTTCTCTCTGGCTGGACCGGCGGTCCGGATATGTTTGTCGAACGCTTCGGCCATCCGCGCTTGCGCGCGCGCCATTTGCCGTATGCCATCGCAACGAGTGAGCGCGATCAATGGTTGCGCTGCATGCAAGCAGCCATGGAAGATGTCGGCATCGACGCATCATTGCAAACACGTTTGCAACAGGCGTTTTACGACACTGCAGACTGGATGCGTAATACCCGCGATTAA
- a CDS encoding ABC transporter permease, whose translation MFVQSLRMTQRDWRAGELRFLLVSLIIAVAALSSVGFFVDRMRAGLNRDAHQLLGADLIIRADEPIAASLRGEAEKRGLQLADTTVFPSMAIAGEGEQAVSKLASIKAVSDGYPLRGKVKVADAPIGEGVVTNAVPAAGTVWVDAGILESLNIAVGSPLKLGDKVFTIAKVLTFEPDRGASFMNFAPRVMLAKSDLAATNLVQNGSRVSYRLLVAGKPSDVNDFDQLVQNQIETQNLKGIRTESLESGRPEMRATLERAEQFLSLVGLLSAMLAAVAVAMAARRFMLRHVDACAMLRCLGMTQNQVTGLYLLEFLIVGVIGSAIGAAIGFAAHFVLIEWLGKLVTNELPAASFLPALQGVVTGLLLLIGFAVPPILQLRNVPHNRVIRREQDMPQPITIATYALGLLTFIGLLLWQAGNVKLGLLTAAGFLGGLAGFAVISWLALKSLQSLRGAINHPSWRFAVTALQRRPGATVVQVVALALGLMALLLLTVIRGDLVSAWRNATPPDAPNRFVINIQPEQKAQIEARLQQNNIVGNHLYPMIRGRLLAINGTPITGESFIEDRAKRLVDREFNLSTMKDIPEQNEITAGRWYDNSKPEASVEEGLAKTLNLKLGDHLKFDIAGETVDVPITSLRKLEWGSMRVNFFVIINPAAMKDMPQTWITAFHLPVTNTGLENQLTRDFPNLTVVDIGSVVKQIQDVVDQVVTAVEFLFMFTLASGMLVLYAALASSQDERTREAGLLRALGATRKQLSQSQWIEFTLVGGLAGLLAATGATAVGWGLAHFVFDFEWIFSPVVWLAGFGIGAACAFIGGWVGLRHVLNQPPLQTLREA comes from the coding sequence ATGTTTGTGCAATCTCTTCGTATGACGCAGCGCGATTGGCGCGCGGGTGAACTTCGCTTCTTGCTGGTTTCGCTGATTATTGCCGTGGCTGCATTGTCTTCGGTTGGCTTCTTTGTCGATCGTATGCGCGCGGGTTTAAATCGCGATGCACATCAATTACTCGGTGCTGATCTGATTATTCGCGCGGACGAGCCAATTGCTGCGTCCTTGCGCGGCGAGGCAGAAAAGCGCGGCTTGCAACTGGCAGATACCACCGTTTTCCCCAGTATGGCGATTGCCGGAGAGGGCGAGCAGGCAGTATCCAAGTTGGCGTCCATCAAGGCGGTAAGCGATGGTTACCCCTTGCGCGGCAAAGTGAAGGTTGCTGATGCGCCGATTGGCGAGGGCGTGGTGACGAATGCGGTTCCTGCTGCCGGTACGGTATGGGTTGATGCGGGCATTCTGGAAAGTCTGAATATCGCAGTCGGCAGTCCATTGAAACTGGGCGACAAGGTTTTCACGATAGCCAAGGTACTCACGTTTGAGCCAGATCGTGGTGCGAGCTTCATGAATTTTGCCCCGCGTGTGATGTTGGCGAAAAGCGATCTTGCCGCGACGAATTTGGTGCAAAACGGATCGCGCGTGAGTTATCGCTTGCTGGTCGCAGGCAAGCCTAGCGATGTAAATGATTTCGATCAATTGGTGCAAAACCAGATCGAGACGCAGAACCTCAAAGGTATCCGTACTGAATCGCTGGAATCGGGGCGTCCGGAAATGCGCGCGACGCTGGAACGCGCCGAACAATTTCTATCGCTGGTAGGCTTGCTGTCGGCCATGCTGGCAGCGGTTGCCGTCGCGATGGCAGCACGTCGTTTCATGCTGCGTCATGTGGATGCGTGCGCGATGTTGCGTTGCCTGGGCATGACGCAGAATCAGGTGACTGGTTTGTATCTGCTCGAATTCTTGATCGTGGGGGTGATAGGCAGTGCGATAGGTGCGGCGATTGGATTCGCGGCGCATTTTGTGTTGATTGAATGGCTGGGTAAGCTGGTCACGAATGAATTGCCGGCAGCATCGTTCTTGCCTGCGTTGCAAGGCGTGGTGACGGGATTGCTCCTATTGATCGGCTTTGCCGTGCCGCCGATACTGCAACTGCGTAATGTGCCGCATAACCGCGTTATTCGACGCGAGCAGGATATGCCGCAGCCGATCACGATAGCCACTTATGCCTTGGGCTTGTTGACGTTTATCGGCTTGCTGTTGTGGCAGGCTGGTAATGTGAAACTGGGTTTGCTGACGGCAGCCGGTTTTCTCGGTGGATTGGCTGGATTTGCCGTAATTAGCTGGTTGGCACTGAAGTCTTTGCAGTCGCTGCGTGGTGCGATCAATCATCCTAGCTGGCGCTTTGCCGTGACGGCTTTGCAGCGTCGGCCTGGTGCAACTGTTGTGCAAGTTGTCGCGCTGGCTTTGGGTTTGATGGCTTTGTTGTTGTTGACGGTGATACGCGGTGATCTGGTATCGGCATGGCGCAATGCTACGCCGCCGGATGCACCGAATCGTTTTGTTATCAATATTCAACCGGAACAGAAGGCGCAGATCGAAGCGCGTCTGCAGCAAAACAATATCGTCGGTAATCATTTGTACCCAATGATTCGTGGTCGTTTGCTGGCGATCAATGGCACACCTATCACGGGAGAAAGCTTTATCGAAGATCGCGCCAAGCGATTGGTCGATAGAGAATTTAATCTGTCGACAATGAAGGATATTCCTGAGCAGAATGAAATTACTGCTGGCCGCTGGTATGACAACAGCAAGCCGGAAGCATCGGTGGAAGAAGGTCTCGCCAAGACGCTGAACTTGAAGCTGGGCGATCATTTGAAATTCGATATCGCTGGTGAAACCGTCGATGTGCCTATCACCAGTTTGCGCAAGCTGGAGTGGGGCTCAATGCGAGTGAATTTCTTCGTGATCATCAATCCAGCTGCGATGAAGGACATGCCACAAACCTGGATCACGGCTTTCCATTTGCCGGTAACAAATACAGGTCTGGAAAATCAACTGACGCGCGACTTCCCGAATTTGACGGTGGTTGATATCGGCAGCGTCGTGAAGCAGATTCAGGATGTGGTTGATCAAGTGGTAACAGCAGTTGAATTCCTGTTCATGTTCACGCTGGCATCCGGCATGCTGGTTCTGTATGCGGCGCTGGCCAGCTCGCAGGATGAGCGTACGCGTGAGGCGGGCTTGTTGCGAGCCTTGGGTGCAACGCGCAAGCAATTGTCGCAATCGCAATGGATAGAGTTCACGCTGGTTGGTGGCTTGGCAGGTTTGCTGGCGGCAACAGGTGCGACGGCGGTCGGTTGGGGACTGGCGCATTTTGTCTTCGACTTTGAATGGATATTCAGCCCTGTTGTCTGGTTGGCAGGTTTTGGCATCGGTGCTGCATGCGCATTTATTGGCGGTTGGGTAGGGTTGCGTCATGTACTTAATCAGCCGCCATTACAGACCTTGCGCGAGGCTTGA